CATGGATGCTGGTGCCGTTCGTGCTCTACGGCCTTGGTCTCGGTTTCGCCGCCGCCCAGCTCACCAGTCTTGTGCTTTCCGAAGTGCCCGTTGCCCAGTCTGGAGAAGGGTCCGCGACGCAATCGACCATCCGCCAGCTCGGCACCGGCATCGGTGCGGCGCTCGCCGGCTTGGTGCTTTCCGTGATGGTCACGAATATTGCGCCGTCCGCGCTTTCCGGCGTACGCGGGTTGCCTTCACAGTTGGTTTCCGGCCTCACCAAGTCGCTCGACGCTTCGGCCGGTTCGGCCATCGTCGGCATTCGTGCACAGGGCAACCATGGCAAGCTTGGCGCCCTTGGCCCGCAGGTGGTCGACGCGATGACCTCCGCCTTCACCCGCGCCGGCCAATGGACGCTGGTCGCCGCCATCGTCCTGCTTGCCATCGGCCTCCTCGCCTCCGTCTGGGTCGCCCGTGCCGCCAAGCGCGACAAGGTGGAATAGCGGGCCATGGCCGCTATGGTCTTGGTGCCATGAGGTTTGCTTCATACTGAAATCACGCCCTGCCGGCAATCGTTGGCAGGGCTTTTCGTGTTTTGACGATACCTGCTCATTAGTCCAGGCAAGCAGGGGTCGGCTTCTTATTTGGTCATTTTAGTTTTGAATGTATATCGGGTTGACGGTATTCAAAGAACTTTCAGATTCATTCGAGATTTTTATCAGGAATATTGAACATCGTTTCCAGCTATATCTCATACGGCATAGTACTGTGGAATCTGTCACTGGATAATGACTCACTGAGGAGGCTTGTGCAGATGTTGGGAACGAGGTTGTTTGATTGCTTGCGTCATCGTCCGTCTGAGGAAAACGAATCCATCCGTCGTAAGAGCCGGAAAACGGCCATGCGTCGCAACAGCGCGTCTCGCCGCCTGTTGGCCGCGCTGTCGTGCGTCGGCCTGCTCGCCTCGTTGACCGCGTGCTCCGCGCCGTGGAAGCATGATGCGCAGGGGCCGTCTGGTTCGGACAACGGCTCGAGCGAGACGAAGAAGGGCGCCAAGCTGGCGTCGAGCATGGACGCCTTGTTCGATCAATATCTCGCCAAGAAGAAGCTCAGCAGCTACGAACGTGAGGTGATCACGCGGTCCAAGAAGAACGGCAAGATCAGCGCGGAGGATTATGAGGCCGCGCATGCCAAAGAAATGTCGTGTATGGCCGACAAAGGCTGGAAGATGATCGAAAAGAAACTGCCGAGCGGCATTTACGTGAACAACGGCAGCGATCCGTCGCCGAACAGCCAGGCCGAGGCGGATAAGATGCTCAAGGCCAGCAAGGATTGCTCGGGGGATTCCGCGGATATCGAAGTATTGTATGACACTCAGCAGGCCAATCCTGATTTGCTCTCTGATACATACGCGGCCGCCGTCACCTGCCTGCAAAGAAGCAAGGTCGTCGACAAGAGCTACACCGCCAGAAAGCTCAAGGATGCGTTGGAAGGTGGCGGCAACCTGAGGGAGAAGCTTCCCTTCGACGCCTCCACGGATGCCGCGCAGAGCTGCCTGGCCGGCAATGGCATGGCCATAGATATATGAGTGATGCGGGATCGAATATCGAGGAACATTGATGAAGGAACAATCTACAAAGCGCGCATCCTTGTCTAAGTTAGCGATTCCGTTGACCATTACCGCACTGATGGCGCTGGCCGTCGGCGTGATCGTCGCTTCGCTGCTCGTCCCCACCCCGACCCCGCAGGGCCTCGACGTCGCCGTTGCGCCGGATGCGGTGCAGGCCACGCGGCAGACGTATGAGGACAAGCGCACGGTGACCGGGGTCTCGTTCGAGACCAGCGCTGTGCGCTCGATCACCGCGAAAACCTCCGGCACGGTCAGCGAATCGTTGTGTAAGCCCGGTCAGGCGGTGCATTCCGGCGACAAGCTAATATCGGTTGACGGCCGTCCGATTATCGCCTTGCATACTGATACACCGCTCTATAGGCCGATTTCAGCAGGTGCAACTGGCACGGATGTCGCCGCGTTGCAGCGCGAGCTTTCGTCACTCGGCTACTCGGCGGATGGCAATGGTGCTTATGGCAAATCGACAGCCAGGGGCGTCTCCCAACTGCTCAAACATGCCGGAATCTCCAACTCCGACGGGTCGATCGGGCCCGAGAATGTGGTGTGGATCCCCGAATCCACGGTCGTGCCCACGCAATGTTCCGCGGATCTGAACACCGCGCTTTCGCCCGACTCCGAGGTGATGAAGGTCGGCGGCCAGCTGACCGCCGTCACGTTCTCGCCCCCGACCGACCTGAGGGCTGGACGGCGCACGTTCTCGTTGTTCGACGTCACCATCGGGCTCGACAAGGTGGATGGGCGGATTACCGACGCGACCTTCCTCTCCAAGGTTTCCGCCAGCCAAGGCTACCAAGCCAGTCTGAGCGACACGGACAAGAAACCGAGCGGTTTGCTGGCTCTTGAGAAGCCCATCGAGGCCATGAAAGTGCCGCCGTCGGCCATCGTCGGGCAGGATGGCGGGTCCGCCTGCGTCTCGCCCGATGGCAGGAAGGCCGTGCCGGTCAATGTCATCGGCTCCGCGCTGGGTGCCACGCTTGTCCAGCCTTCCGATGGCAAGACGCCAATCGGCAAGGTCGTGCTCGGTCATCGTCTCGACGGCGTCAAATGCACTGCCGGCAAAGCGGATCAAGGTAGCAAGTCCAGCAGCGGCAACGGCGTCGATAAGCAGGGCGACATGAGCGATTTGAAGGATGATTCCGCTTCGGCCGACGTGCAGGAAGGGAAAATCGATACACAAGGCACGCAAAAGGACGCGCAATGATGGCCGGTGATTCCGTGATGTTGGGCGGTACCGGGGACGTCGGTGACGTTGTCGACATGACAAGTGACGTTGATGGACTTGCGAATTCGCCCTCGGATACAAGTTTGGGGAATGTTGCTGAGAACGCTGCTGTGCCTGTTGCCGTTGTGAATGAAACCGATATGTCGACTGCCAATGATGCCGACGATACTGATACCGTCGATAATGGCGAGCCTGCGGTGATTGGGCAGCATCTGGGGCATCGTTTCGGCGACGGGCCTTGGCTGTTTCGCAACCTTGATTTTGTACTGAGGCCCGGCGAGGCGGTCGGGTTGTGCGGGCCTTCCGGTTCGGGAAAATCCACGCTGCTCTCGATCGTCGCGGGATTCGCCAAACCGGCCGAAGGGAGCGTCGAACGTCGCAATGTCAGCAGTGTGCGTTGGGTGTTCCAGAACCCGCACGGCATGCCCCGCCGAAGTGCACTTGACCACGTTGTTCAGCCGCTGCTCGGGCGGGGATACGAACGTGAGCAGGCCGTCGATATAGCGATGGGCATCATGGCTACGTTCCATCTGGCCAATTTGGCCGACCGCCAATTCCGCGAACTCTCCGGCGGCGAGGCCCAGCGGCTCATGCTCGCCCGTGCCGTCGCCAGCAAGCCAGGGCTGCTGCTGGTCGACGAGCCCACAGCCCAACTCGACCAGCGCACCGCCAGTGACGTCGACGCGACGCTGACCGGCTTGGCCACGGGTGACACCATCGTCGTCATCGCCACCCATGACCCCAACACCCGCGCGGCCTGCAGCAGGGTCATCGACCTCGCGTGGCACGGAGACATCGAAGAACATAGCGAAGATGCGAATCGTGGAAGCCATGATGAGCATGAAAGTTGTGAGAAACCTGCGCAGTACGAGAACCCTGATGACGATAACAATCGTGCAAACCGCGAACTGTCTGTAAGCGGCGAGGGTTATGAGGGCAACGCAGATGATAAGGAGCCGGCATGAAACGTTCCAGCATATTCTCGGAGGCTTGGCGCGACATCGTCTCCGGCACTTCGCGCACGCTGAGCTGCCTGGCGATTCTGGCCGTGCTCGCCGTCGTGGTGACCATGTTTGACCTCAATGCCGTAGTCGGCTTGCAGCGTCAGGCCCGGCAATGGGTCTCGACCGGCTCGTCGATCCATATCCTCGCGCAGGAACAGGAAATCAATCCCGTTTCCTGTAGCGCGCTGACCAAGGCGACCGGTAAAAGCGGGCATGGGGAACGTGCCCATCCCATCCAGTCCGCCGGTGCGTTGCGTGAAGCCGGGAACGTCACCCTCGATGCCATGCCAAGCGCGCCGTTGGATCAATGGGAGGCCACGCCGTCGATGGCGGACGTGCTTGGCGTGAGATTCATCCACAACGCTTCGGACCAGTCGGGGGTGTGGATATCCGACCAACTGGCCAACACGCTCAAGGTGCGTCAGGGCGACAGCCTGTCCAGCGATCAAGGCGTGATGCGTATCGCGGGAATATTCCAGTGGCCCGAAGACGGCCGCGACCAGCGTATCGGCTACGCCGTCGTCAGCCCCGCGTCCACCAGCTGGGACGAGCCGTGGGACGAATGCTGGGCGAGTGTCAACCCCAGCAATCCCAGCGCCAAAGACCTGATTAACACCGCGTGGTTCGCCTATCCCGGCGGTATCCCCACCACGCAGATTCGCCAGGCCAACGTCTCGCTTGGCACTTCCACCGATTTCAGCGCACAATACAGTGCCCGTGCAAGCCGTTTCGTGCTGGCTGTGACCCCGCTGCTGGCGTTCGTCATCGCGCTGCTGGCCATCCGCATGCGCAAGGTCGAGATTGCCGACGACCTGCACATGGGTCTGCCGCGCCGCGGTCTTCATGCCATCTTCGCCCTCGAGACCCTCGCGTGGAGCGTACCGGCGGTGCTGCTCTGCGTCGCCACGTCCCTGCTCGCCGCAACTGCCGTATCCGGTCGGTCCAATGCCATTGTCTTCACGCTCGTTCAGCTCCCGCCGCTGTTCGCGGCCTTGTTGACCGCGCAGCTGGGCACCGCCGTCGGCCTGACCAGCATCAATAGCACTCAGCTCTTCGTCTTCTTCAAGAACCGGCGGTAAAGCGGTGGCGCTGGCAGATAAGAGGGTTCAAGTGCGATGGGCAGTGAAATATCTGTTCCGCTGAATGCGTTTGCACCTTTCTCTGTTTAGCCTGTCTCATTTTGTTATAGGTAACAGAAAAAGTTATGCAGATTGATCAATAGAACTTATGTAAATTGATCAGTAGGATTGATGGAAATTGTAAAATTCGAGGATCAGATGGTATATATTGCGATGTCTTAGTGGTATTCGCTAGATTCAAACGAATTTTGATTTCCGAGTCTTTAAAAATAACATTACTGCTGTTTGTTTTTGGAGAAATCCTATACTTTTAAATGAATTGACCCCGGAGTTTCATGATGTTTCGCATGAGTGACTTTCACGGGGCCTTGCACTTGCTAGTATAGATTGTATGACGGATGAAACGCAAATTATGCTCACGGATTTGCGTCGCTGGTTCTCTGCCGAGCGAATGCGGCGCTACGAGGATGCTGCGCTGGATCCTGTTGCCTTGTATGTGTGGAATACGCGTCTGTCTAAGGCTTATCTTGAAGATATCGCCCACGTTGAAGTCTTGCTGCGCAACTTCATTTCTCGGAGGCTAACGAAGGCTTGTGGCCAACCGAATTGGTATGATGCTGTGGATTATTTTGGTTTCGATTACGAATTTCAGAAAGCAGTGGCTCGAGTCAAACGACGTATTGGTTATGACAGGCATGAAGTCACGGCGAATAGAATCATCGCTGGTTTGTCCCTGGATTCGTGGCGTTTCCTGCTGGTTCGAAAGCTAGAGCCTACGGTTTGGAAAGAATTGCGGGATCCGACAAATGGCGGAATGCCGTATTATCGTTCCCGGCGACGCAAGGAATTTGAGATTCATGTTATGCGTCTACTTGTCATGCGTAATCGGTGTAGTCATCAAGAGCCTCTTGTCGGTGCCGATGTCAAGGCTGAAAACGCCTATCTTGACGAGCAATGTGCAAATATCCTGTGGATTGCGAACGTGATTGATCCGAAGGCGGCTCGTTGGATTCAGCAGAAGTCTCGTGTCGCCGAGTTGCGCCGTGACCGTCCAAGCTGTGTATGACTCTTGTTCGTGAAATGAGTTTAGAATTCTTGCTTCGTGTGGAAGGCGTTTAAAGATTTCAAATTGTTGGAATTCCGCCGTATCAAAGACTTTTGGCAGGGCTTTTGCGTTCTGGCTTGCGGTGTCTGCGTGCGTTGGGTTACGTTGAATCTGATGACGAGGTTCATGTGCCGCTTCCGAAGTCGATTTCGGAAGCGAGGCAGGACCCGTTGTCTCGTTATGGCGAATACGCTGGCAGCGCAGAGATTTGTGCCGCAGGCTGATTCTTGTGGCCTTGCTGCGTGGCATCGAATAATCGTTGCTCGGCTGGCGTGGTGATGGGTGGCGGGTGAGTGTCGATAGACCGTAAAGGCCGTTATTCCGCCGATATCATGAAAAACTTCTCTATTGTCGCAACAATCAGACAGATGTGAATAAAACCTCTGATTAATAAGGTATGACAAACATCACAGCGAATCGGCTTGCGCTGACGCGGCATCAACCGATAACCTGCAAATGAAAAGAAATTTAGGCCGTCGTAAGTCTGTGGCCGGTATTGCGTCAATGGCGATTCATTCGCTCGCGCGATGCCGGCCTTTTGCATTCCCTGTCAGGTAAACGCGGCCGGAATACGTATTTCCGTTAGGGTTCCATCAATGATGCCATGTGGCATATTGCCAATTGTTATTGGCGCTAAGTAACCGATTCTGACGCGCTCGTTGCAGCAAGACGCGCAACCGATGCCGACACGTATTCTGGCGCAAAATCCTTGAATGAAATCAGACGGCCCACCCATCGATTTTGCAAAGGATTGCCATGTCATCTGTTGTCTACGCCATGCATCGTGCCGCCGAGCCTGACGACGCCGGCGAGCAAACGCAGCCGGGCCGCCCGTCGAAGCGCGACGTGCTGTTTGTCTTCATCGGCCTGATGGTCACCATGCTCATGTCGTCGCTGAGCCAGACCGTGCTGTCCACTGCCATGCCGACCATCGTCGGCGACCTCGGCGGCGTCGACCGCATGACCTGGGTTATTACCGGCTACGGGCTGGCGCTGACCGTCATGATGCCGGTCTACGGCCGCATCAGCGATCTTTTCGGCCGTAAACCGCTGCTTCTGATCGCCATTGCGCTGTTCATGTGCGGTTCCGCCGTGGGCGGTCTGGCCGGCAGCATGAACCTGTTGGTCACCGCCCGCGTCATCCAGGGTCTTGGCGGCGGCGGCCTCATGATTCTCTCCCAGTCGGCCATCGCCGACGTGGTGCCCGCCCGCGAACGTGGCAAGTACATGGGCGTGATGGGCGCGGTCTTCGCGGTCTCTTCGGTGGCCGGCCCGCTGATCGGCGGGTGGCTTACCAGCGGCCCGGGCTGGCGTTGGGCGTTCTGGCTCAACCTTCCGCTGGGCGTTCTGGCGCTCGCGGCGGTGTCCGTCTTCCTGCATCTGCCCAAGCCGAGCCGGGAGAACCGCTCTCATATCGATTACTTCGGCATGGCCCTGATCGCCGCGATCACCGTCATCGTCGTGCTGGTCTGCACCAACGCCAGCAAACCGCACACCTGGAACTGGGCCGAGGTCGTCGTGGCGCTCGCCGTGCTGATCGCTGCTTTCATCGCCGTCGAGCTCAAGGTCAAGGAACCGGTTATGCCGATGAACCTCTTCCGCAACTCCAACTTCGACGTCGCCACGCTTGGTGCCCTCTTAATCGGCGTGGCCATGTTCGGCGTCCTGAGCTACCTGCCGACCTATATCCAGATGACCACCGGCGTCACCGCCACTCAGGCCGGCCTGTTGATGTCGCCGATGATGGCCTCCGTGCTCGTCACCTCGATCGCGTCCGGCGCTCTCGTCTCCAAAACGGGCAAGTACAAGATCTTCCCGATCGTCGGCACTGCCGTCATGGCGGTGGGTCTGGTGCTGCTCTCCACGCTGAAGGCGGATTCGCCGGTCTGGTTGCTCTGCGTCTACACGGTGGTCTTCGGATTGGGCCTCGGGCTTGGTCAGCAGATTCTCATGCTCATCGTCCAGGACGCCTTCCCGGCCTCCATCGTCGGCACCGCGACCGCCTCGTTCAACTACTTCAAGCAGGTCGGTGCCACCATCGGCACGGCTATCGTCGGCGGCATCTTCACCTCGCGCCTGACCGGTTTCGTGCATGACAATCTCGCCGGCGTGATGTCGCACATGGCTGCTGCCGGTGCGGGTTCGGTCAAGGGCATGGCCGCGATGAAGGGTGCCGCCGCGAACCTGAGCGCCAGCAACCTCACCCCGAGTGGTGTCAACGCGCTGCCCGACATGCTGCGCATCCCGATCGTCGACGCCTACAACAGCGCCCTGCTGCCCATCTTCCTGTGGATGGTGCCGTTCATGATCGCCGCCGTGCTCGTCTTCTTCTTCGTGCGTCAAAAGGAGCTTTCCACCGCCATCGAGCGATGATAGTGCGCACGCTCAAAAGAGGGTATTTAAAAAGGAATGGCCGTTTCCGGCGGTTCTGTTTTTAAATACCCTCTTTTGATACGCGGTTTCTTCTTATCGAGGCCTTGCGGTTGGACGGTTTCCTCGTGGGCGGGGAGACTCGGAGCGGTTTGAATGGTCTTCTGCTCCAAACGAGTGAAGGCAAATAACGGCAATGGTGACTGTAATCACAATCTGATACTTATTATCGTAAATAAGCGCAAACTGCGCCCCGGTGAACACTTTCGACGAAGCTGTTGAAGGCATCGACCCAAAGCGAGGTGGCTTATGAGAGTACGGCAGATATCAAGTGGACGCGGGCTGAAGAAGTCCCGATCCAGAAAAGGGAAGTTGGTGGCGGTGTTCTCGGCGGTCGCCACACTGCTTTCGATGGTGTTGGTGAGTCCGTCGATGGCCCTCGCCTCGCAAACCGGCGATGGCGAAGAAGTCTCCACAAAAGCATCCTCGCTGCAAGGCGTCAACGCGCGCGGGACCGATGCCACTTTCGTTTCGGCCGGTCCGTCTACCGACGGCACGACCTACTATGTCGACAACGTCAACGGCAGCGACGCCAGTGACGGCAAGACCCCGCAAACCGCATGGAAAAGTCTGACCAAAGTCTCGACGCAGACCTACGCGCCGGGCGATCACATCCTTCTGGAATCCGGCAGCACTTGGGACGGCCAGACGCTGATGCCCAAAGGCAACGGAGCCGACGGCAAGCCCATCGTCATCGACCTCTATACGCGTGGCCAGGACGGGTCGGCCACGTACACTGCGTCGAAGCGGCCGGTAATCAACGGCAACGGGACCGAGAACGTTCTGGGTACTTTCAAACGCTACATCTCCGGTGCCGTGCAGCTGACCAACCAGGAGTACTGGTCCGTCCGCGATCTCGAAGTGACCAACACGCCTGAACTGTCCAACGCGAACGGTTTCAAGAAGCCCGGCGACAAGCAGCGTGCAGGCATTCTGCTGTTGGGCTACGGCCTGAACCGCAATCTCAACGGCGTGAGTGTGGAAAACAACTACGTGCATGACGTGCAGTCCGAATATTATCTCAAGGCACAGCACGACGGGCTGCCGATGAAGCTCAAGCACAGCGGCGGCATCATAGCGCTTGGTTACTGGATCGATCCCGATGGCAACGCCGTAGGCAACGTGGCCAACACCGGTTTCAGTCACCTGACCATGC
The window above is part of the Bifidobacterium sp. ESL0704 genome. Proteins encoded here:
- a CDS encoding peptidoglycan-binding protein; amino-acid sequence: MSKLAIPLTITALMALAVGVIVASLLVPTPTPQGLDVAVAPDAVQATRQTYEDKRTVTGVSFETSAVRSITAKTSGTVSESLCKPGQAVHSGDKLISVDGRPIIALHTDTPLYRPISAGATGTDVAALQRELSSLGYSADGNGAYGKSTARGVSQLLKHAGISNSDGSIGPENVVWIPESTVVPTQCSADLNTALSPDSEVMKVGGQLTAVTFSPPTDLRAGRRTFSLFDVTIGLDKVDGRITDATFLSKVSASQGYQASLSDTDKKPSGLLALEKPIEAMKVPPSAIVGQDGGSACVSPDGRKAVPVNVIGSALGATLVQPSDGKTPIGKVVLGHRLDGVKCTAGKADQGSKSSSGNGVDKQGDMSDLKDDSASADVQEGKIDTQGTQKDAQ
- a CDS encoding ABC transporter ATP-binding protein, with translation MSTANDADDTDTVDNGEPAVIGQHLGHRFGDGPWLFRNLDFVLRPGEAVGLCGPSGSGKSTLLSIVAGFAKPAEGSVERRNVSSVRWVFQNPHGMPRRSALDHVVQPLLGRGYEREQAVDIAMGIMATFHLANLADRQFRELSGGEAQRLMLARAVASKPGLLLVDEPTAQLDQRTASDVDATLTGLATGDTIVVIATHDPNTRAACSRVIDLAWHGDIEEHSEDANRGSHDEHESCEKPAQYENPDDDNNRANRELSVSGEGYEGNADDKEPA
- a CDS encoding MDR family MFS transporter, whose product is MSSVVYAMHRAAEPDDAGEQTQPGRPSKRDVLFVFIGLMVTMLMSSLSQTVLSTAMPTIVGDLGGVDRMTWVITGYGLALTVMMPVYGRISDLFGRKPLLLIAIALFMCGSAVGGLAGSMNLLVTARVIQGLGGGGLMILSQSAIADVVPARERGKYMGVMGAVFAVSSVAGPLIGGWLTSGPGWRWAFWLNLPLGVLALAAVSVFLHLPKPSRENRSHIDYFGMALIAAITVIVVLVCTNASKPHTWNWAEVVVALAVLIAAFIAVELKVKEPVMPMNLFRNSNFDVATLGALLIGVAMFGVLSYLPTYIQMTTGVTATQAGLLMSPMMASVLVTSIASGALVSKTGKYKIFPIVGTAVMAVGLVLLSTLKADSPVWLLCVYTVVFGLGLGLGQQILMLIVQDAFPASIVGTATASFNYFKQVGATIGTAIVGGIFTSRLTGFVHDNLAGVMSHMAAAGAGSVKGMAAMKGAAANLSASNLTPSGVNALPDMLRIPIVDAYNSALLPIFLWMVPFMIAAVLVFFFVRQKELSTAIER